One part of the Armatimonadota bacterium genome encodes these proteins:
- a CDS encoding MHS family MFS transporter produces the protein MPSPAMTADEKRGLSRVIAASSAGTLIEWYDFYIFGSLAATFGAHFFPSNGDETAALLKAFATFAVGFVVRPFGAFFFGRLGDLVGRKYTFLLTLLLMGGSTFAIGILPTYGQIGVAATALLVLLRAVQGLALGGEYGGAATYVAEHSPVGRRGFYTSFIQTTATLGLFVSIIVILLCRNAVGKDAFEDWGWRIPFLLSSVLVVFSYLIRRNMEESPEFAEMKAGGKTSKNPLKEAFGNTENLRWVLLALFGATAGQGVVWYTAQFYALSFMQDTLKVDKGVAGTVMLVALALATPFFILFGSLSDRVGRKKVMMAGMVLGAVGFIPMFNLLTVAAGYDAATKSSSNPNVPMLVAVVFVMVLFVTMVYGPIAAFLIELFPTRIRYTSMSVPYHIGNGIFGGLVPFVSTALVASSGNLFAGLWYPVGVAAATFVIGSLFLKEREHETTDPLPG, from the coding sequence ATGCCGAGCCCAGCCATGACGGCCGATGAAAAACGCGGCCTCTCCCGGGTGATTGCCGCAAGTTCGGCCGGGACGCTGATTGAGTGGTACGACTTCTACATCTTTGGGTCTCTTGCGGCGACCTTTGGGGCGCATTTCTTTCCCAGTAATGGGGACGAAACGGCGGCACTGCTCAAAGCCTTTGCCACATTTGCCGTTGGGTTTGTGGTTCGGCCGTTCGGCGCGTTCTTTTTCGGGCGGCTAGGGGACTTGGTCGGCCGGAAGTATACGTTTTTGCTCACGCTGCTCCTGATGGGTGGTTCAACGTTTGCAATCGGGATTTTGCCAACCTACGGACAAATCGGGGTAGCTGCAACGGCCTTGCTGGTCCTGCTCCGAGCCGTCCAGGGCCTCGCCCTTGGCGGGGAATATGGCGGGGCTGCAACCTATGTGGCGGAGCATTCCCCGGTCGGGCGCCGGGGATTCTATACGAGTTTCATCCAAACGACCGCAACCCTCGGATTGTTTGTCTCGATCATCGTCATCTTGCTCTGCCGGAACGCCGTCGGCAAAGACGCCTTTGAAGACTGGGGCTGGAGAATCCCCTTCCTCCTCTCGTCCGTGCTGGTGGTTTTTAGCTACCTAATCAGGCGGAATATGGAAGAATCGCCTGAGTTCGCGGAAATGAAGGCGGGCGGCAAGACGAGCAAAAACCCGTTGAAAGAAGCGTTTGGGAACACGGAGAACCTGCGCTGGGTGCTGCTCGCCCTTTTTGGGGCAACAGCGGGGCAGGGGGTGGTTTGGTACACGGCCCAGTTTTATGCCCTTTCGTTCATGCAAGACACACTAAAGGTCGACAAGGGCGTTGCCGGAACTGTCATGTTGGTGGCCCTGGCTTTGGCGACCCCGTTCTTTATCTTGTTCGGTTCACTTTCGGACCGTGTCGGCCGTAAAAAAGTGATGATGGCCGGCATGGTTTTGGGGGCGGTTGGGTTTATCCCGATGTTCAATCTGCTCACCGTGGCGGCCGGCTACGATGCGGCAACAAAGTCGTCATCCAACCCCAACGTCCCGATGCTGGTCGCCGTGGTCTTTGTGATGGTCTTGTTCGTGACCATGGTTTATGGCCCGATAGCCGCTTTCTTGATCGAACTCTTCCCAACCCGCATCCGGTACACATCCATGAGCGTGCCTTACCACATCGGGAACGGCATTTTTGGGGGACTGGTGCCCTTTGTCAGCACCGCCCTTGTCGCCTCTAGTGGGAACCTCTTTGCTGGGCTTTGGTACCCGGTGGGGGTGGCGGCCGCGACATTCGTCATCGGATCCCTAT